CGTGCTTTGTACGAGCGCTACGCCACCAGGGTCCGCTCCATGCTCGTTCCTTCCACTGAGAAAGCGCCTCAATGCTGAAGTGCCCTCCCTGTGGGCAGATCCTAGCTCCTCCCTGCTGGCCTCACAGTCTCTCTGCTTCTAGGATGACGACATAGAGACCACTAAAGTGGAGATGCTGAGACTGGCGCTTGCCCGAAACCTCGCCCGGGCAATCATCAAAGAAGGCTCCTTGGAAGGTTCCTGAGGCTGGCGAGAACGGCTCTAGCTGTGTATATACATTTCCAAAAGAATAAATGTCCCCTTTTGAAAACACAAAGCAAGTTCTTATCTGGCTGTACCCTCTCTGAAGCAGAGATGTGAGTTGATGTGTCATCTACAAGACACTGCTCCTAGAGTCGGCTTATGATTTGAAATTTGAATAAGAACCTAGGTAACCCACTCAAAACTTCCAAGTCTGGCTGCCTTCAGAATCTTCAGAACGTGTGTAAAATGAATTCAGGAAACGGTTTTATCAAAAACACTCCTGCAACTCCAGCACAGCCCCACACCTTCCCACTGGGAACCCTATGTAGCCCTGGCCCTCCCCgcagggagggggtgtggggtgcCTGCAGCAGGAGTGCACAGAGGGGGACACAGTTTATTTCACATGCAGCACGACAAGGCCGGCAGAACCTCGGTCTGTCCAGCACTGCCCACCGACAGGGACACACTCCATCTGAATGTCTACAGCCCTGGGGTTTACTCCTTCAGCACGGAAGTGGACTCACCTTTGGATTTGCCTGGGAGGCCTTGGCCCTCTAGATTTAGGATAAAGATGCCCAGGACGGGGTGGAGAGGGCCTGGCTTGCTGCTCCAGCTGAGCTCAGAGAAGCCACTTGTTCCTCCCTAGCTTGTCAGTGGGCAGCTCACTCCCCACTTGGCTTGTTGAGCCTGGAGTCCCTGGGCCTCGAGTAGCAGGCGGGCTGAGACTGAGGCAGTAGGGTTGGCCCTCATCTCGCTGACAGTGCCCTGAGCAGTCGGAGTCCAGCcggggctgatttaagagaaggcGACTAGTCTAGTGCACTCTGCCTGCTGTGCTGCGGCACCAAAGCCACCAGGAGCGCAGACAGGGCTGTCCTCCCCTCAGATGGGGTGAGCTGGGTGGTCTTTCATGCCAAGCAAGAGGTAGTGAATTGGGCGGCCTGGCTGAGGGCAGGCCACGCACTCCTCCGAGAGCCGAACTGGGCCTCCAGAGAAGCGAGGTccctgctgcctgtgcccaggctGAGGCAGCAGCTTCCAGGAGCTTGGGCTCCACGCCTGCTAGACGGCAGCCTGGGACAAGCGAGCAGCACCCACCACGCCAGGCCGGCATCAGTTCCAGGCCAGCACGTCCTCCAACTCAGGCTCACAGACCCTTCCAAGGTCCTGCTCCCCTGCTGGCCATGGGGCAGGACAAGGGGCAGAGGCGGCTCAGGCTGAACCTCTCTTTGCAGGGTGCTAAGACGGGGTTCTTGAGGAGGCCCTGCTAGTTTCCCTGAAGATCCCCCATAGCAACTAGGATTGACAGTAAGGTGCCGGGagcctccaagcctggggcgaggTTGGTGTGTGTCGGGTGACTTCCCACCCGACAGCCTATGGTCACTTTAACTCACACAAGTCAGTAAAAACAAGTCCTCTTGGGGGCAAAAGGAGAGATGACAGTAGCAGCGAGGTGCCTGGTCCCCCTTTCAGATCAGGCTGCAGGCAACTCGGGCACGGCCAGCTGTGGGCTTCGCAGTGTGGAGGCCAGCAGGCTCCGGGGTCATAGGCTGCCCCACTGCTCCACGGGCGGGAACTGATCCACTTCGCCTACCTCGGTGCTCAGCTGCTCCCCAAGGGCGAACGTCAGCCGGTACCGGAGCCGCACCTTCTCCTGCCACAGAGCAGAGCCCGAGTCCTGGCACCACAGGACATGTCTCGTGTACTGGAGGGGTGgcccctgctcccacccccaccctcacttcCATCCCACATGGCGTCAGGGGCTGACCTTCAGTGGGTTGGCCAGCAGCATGACCTGCGTGATGGCTGCCGGTGGCTGGATGGGGCTGAACGGGGAGAGCTCTGTGCCCGAGGGCGGCTGCAGCTTCACCTTCATGGACTGCAAATGAGGGGGAAGTTCCTTTGAGCCACACTCTTGGTGGGGACGTGGGTGCTGCCCTGAGATGGCGTCGGCTGGTGGTACCTTGGGCACGGCGGCCTGCAGCAGGATGCTCCTAATGGGCAGTGGGGCCGTGTTCAGCatggacaccaccaccaccagcacatcGGGTCGCCCGGGCGGGCACTCCTTGGCGAAGTGGAGGAGGATGCGGAAGCCGTTCTTATCGTAGGCAGTCACAGGGAGGGCACTGCCTGCCAAGAGGGTAGTGTGTGGACGTGGGGAGCGGACCCCGGCCCCACTCCTCCGTGTCACAGAGCCAACCCCTCTCCCACTCCTCCTCTGCAGCACCTACTAGGCTTGATGGACTCCAGGGGGACATGAACGCTGGCCAGGGAGAGCTCAGGCAGCTTTGGGGGACTGCTCTGGGGCTGGAAGAGGGGGCTGCCAGGCCCAGCTGGGAAGGAGAGCAGAGGTCTGGCCGAGGCAGCGgtggggaggagcggggagggtgtGGCCGCAGGGAAGatgctgggggagcctgaagtccTAGGAGGGCAGAGGCTAATCAGAGGGTAGCCCACTCTCCCACTGGAGGCCACACATCTGTGCCCAGGCCCACCCGGTAGCCAGCCCGTGCCCTGGGTGCATGATTACACTTGGGCCTGGTCCAGAAGTGGGTCTGGTGCATCCAGTGGGGCTGGGGCGCCGTCACCCAGAACTGAGCCAGGGTACTTTGGGCCCAGTGCCGGGGCCAGTCCCGTGGAGAATAAGGAGCCTGGACTCTGGGCAGGAAGGCTGGATGGGATGACTggcatggggaagggagggggctgCAGAGCTGCTGGCTGTAAGGGAGGGCCATCTGCAGAGCCTTGGGAAGCAGGGCCCAGTCTGGGGCCGAACAAGTCCAGGTCTGGCTGCTCATTCTGTTGGGGTAGAGACAGTGGGTGAGCGCAGGCCCCCAGCAGCCAGCCCAGGACCTATGCACTGGAGGGCTGTGTTACCCCTACCTGGAATAGGTGCCACTGGCCATTTCCAGTGGTGTTTTTAGGTGGCACACTGGGCGCTGGGTCAGCGAGGCCTGAGACGGAGACGGAAACTGAGCAGGGCCGTGCACAAAGCACAGCGTGGGCTCATGGGGCCCAGCAGTCTCTCAGAGATGGGCTGGCCTTCTGAGCCGGGTGCACTCGGGATGGGGCTGAGTCTGGGGCCCGAAGTGCCCGCCCCGGCGGGAGACACAGGGAGTCTCAGCCTGCCGTGGGGCCTTACCCAAGCAGAGCAGCTCCTCGTCCAGCAGGGAGAGGGCGTGGCTGCCACAGGTGGGCCCAGAGGCCTCGGCCTGGCTGGAGGAGCGGCTATGTGGCATGCCTGAGGTCTGTGGGGGCGGCGGGAGGATAGGGATGCccgaggagggtggagagagagtgGGGGCCGGGGGTGAGCTGCTCGGGGGGTCCGTCTCCGCCAGGTCGATGAGCGTGCCGTGGCTGTCGTTTCCTGGACACACACAGGAGAGGGTGCTCCAGGGGCTGGGCCGAGCAGTGCGGGCACCCTCCACCCCGACCCAGGTGGGGCAGTCGCTGCAGGGGACAAGGCCAACCAGCTGGGGCAGGCAGCAGGGAAAGTGCCCCCTCATCCGGCCTCCGGGAGACGGCTTGACATGGCTTGGACGCCCCTGGGAGCTGCCAATGGTCAGCCTGCACCCTGTACCGTGGGCTGGGGTGAGAAGGAAGATGATGAGGCTGGTCTGAGTGGCCCAGATGAGAAACCAAAACATTTTACCTTCCGGCACAGGTGGGGCTGTGGTGGCCATCTCTCCATTAACGACCTGCCCTTGGATAATTGCTTTATAAGAGTTGATGACCCGGGACAGGTTGTCACTGGCCTCCAGGATGTCCCCTAGAGCCGAGAAAGAACCCTCACTCCTGGCCAGGACTGTTTCCACCAAACTCAAACCCatgactgagtcaattccaattcacattgAGAAAAAAAAGCATTGATGTTGCTGAGAACTCACAAAACATCAAACAGTCCCGGTCTCTGCACCCATACAATTCAGCCAAACCTCCACCCTAACCACCCGCACCCTGCCCTGCTCTCGTCCAGCTCTCCAGGTGCCACGGTCACAGGGAGCCACGCAGACAGGCGTGGACGAGCACGGTGCTCAAAGGCACTGTTCTTTCTTGGCTGAACtacaggctggttttcagaagacttGAGGGAATATTTCTGGTTTGAGGCTCAAAGACAATCTCAGGGCAATACTTTGCTGGGTTCGCCTGGTCTCCCAGGCTCTGTAAGGTCTTTGTCCGACATCTTCTCCCTTTTGATGAGGATTATTTTACAGACTCTGATGAAGAGTTCAGAAGGGTGACCAGCAGACTCTATGGCAGCAGACTGGCTGGGCTTCCTCCCAGGAAGTAGCTGGGGGCCACACGGACCGCCTTGCTCACTGCATgaccacacacacccttcctcactcaCGCCGTCCGTCATCCAGCCActgctcctgcccctcacccaggCTGCTGTCGTTGTCCTCCGTCTCGCTGGCCAGCTTGAATAATGTCCGCCTCTTGTTCTCACACCGATCGAAGAGCTCCTGCAAGAGCCTGGTGTGAAAGGCAGACCCACCGAGGCCCTTCACAGCAGGGCGTCCCGAGTGTCCCCTCCCACACTGTACCCTGCAGCACAGAGCACCGTGGTGCCTGGGGCATCACTGCCTGACACAGACCTGAGCCTGAGGGCAGCAGGGAGCGCTGAGAGCATGTCAGAGTCAGGCTCACATTCTACCCCTTCCACCCAGAGGAATTACCTCTCATGCTAAACAGGGATGCCAACACCCGGGTGCCTAGCTGCTGGGCAGACCCGTGAGTCCATGTGCCCCAGTGAGCGCAGAGCCTCGGCGGAGGCGGCCCACCTGCATGAGCTCCTTGTCCGCCTCGGAGGAGTCCTCTCTGCGGTAGTGCAGCAACATCTCGTGGAGCAGTTTGACGTTGTTGTTGACTTCCTCCAACGTGTGTGTCCGCCTGGTCACCTTCTGAATGCGGGCCTCATCCTGTGCCACGGCCGAGAACAAGGACAGAGCTCACCACCCACAGCCTTCCTACACCCTCCCAGAAGCCTGCAGGTCAGCGGAAGAGAGCTCCTTTGGAAGGCACGGTTCATTCCATCCTGTCTCTTAAGTAAAACAATCCCAGCCCGTGTGGGGCCCCCACATTGGGCTTCATCAACTCGGCTTCTCCAGCGAGGGGGCGGGGCAAAGGGGAAGAAATCGCTGTGCCAGCACACGCACCTCCTTCACCATGGACTTGATGAGCTTGTTGGCCTCTTGCAGGTCATCTGGGTTTTTGCTCTTCAGCAGCTTGGCTAAGAGCTGGAACAGGAGGGTATTAAAGGTGGGCAGAAGCGGgacacccctccccgcccccgccaacCATACTCAGGGGACCAGAGAGGCTGGGCCAACAGCAGTCCTTGGGCAAGGCCACAGCCCCCCCCTACTGTTGCCCCAGCCTGAGAAAATCCATCATGGGCACCCCTGTACCTTGGACTTCTCTTCATCATCAAATACAGGGTTTTTGGGGCgaggaggtggagaagggatGAGGGTTCTGTCAGCAGGAATCGGGGGGTCAGAATGCACAATGCCTGCAAGGAGACAGGACACGAGCTCACGTCGGCCCCTGTTGGTTTGACCCCCACCTGGGCAATTAGCCCAGCGAGCAGGACCGGCCGAGGAGACAGGATGACAGCCCCATCCAGCCCACCCCCCTTTgataaaagttatttgtcccagaGAGGGAGCCTGAACTCGCCCCCCACCTGCAGCCCCTCCCGCTGGTTGGCTAGACAGCTGAGGGGGCCGCCCGGACCTTGTCTCTTCAGCATGTGGTAAGCATCCTTGATCTTGGACTCCTCGGGCAAGGCCAGCGTCCAGCTGAAGAGCAGCTCAATCACCTTGGTCTTCACTCGCTCCGAGACCCGCTCCCCCAGGTACTGAGGGGAAAGGGCACAGGCACTGGGAGGCCCCGTGGCAGGGAGCCCGGGAAGGTGCTGAAGGCTCTTTCTTCACAGCTCATAGGCATTAAAGGACGGCTAATTAGCGCCCTTCCGGAAGCccactcaaaacccaaaccagtaGGTGCATGCAAGACagacgggggaggggcaggctgcTGAGGCGCACCCCTGCCAGCTGGGAGGCCGtctgaggtggggagggggtggcgaCACAGGGCACATGCCCAACTGCCAGAAGCAGGCCCATGTTTAACATCTTGAGCAGGAACGAGGGCTCCCTCTGCCAGGGCGCCCAGAGCTACACGATGCTGACCAGCCGGCGGCTCCCTGATGGGGAAGCCGGCTCCGGGTCCCCACGGGGACAAGCCAGAGCTATGTGCAGGCTTCTGCTACGAGCATGGGAGCCCCTCCGGCTGCagacctccctccccccaccgggCTCCATGGCGGGAGGCAAAGGCAGTCTTTCCAGGGCCAGGCCTtgcacagggagggcggggatCGGCTGGCCGATGGAGATGCTGGCTGTGTCCTGAGAAGGGGCCATGGAGGGAGGGCGTCGCCCGGGACTGACCTTGGGAGAGACGACTTTGATGAGCTCATTCAGGAAGCGGAACTTGCCCACTTCGTTGTGGAACCTCCGTCCGCAGTTCTTCATGCATGCCTCCAGcacctgggagggggcaggctgCTCAGGGGCGGGCCAGGGATACCAACAGAGCAGCTACACGGCGCATCCCTATGTCCCAACTCTGCTGGGGGAAGCTGAACAAGATGTCAGGAGGCCACGACCAGGGTCTACAAGGTTCTGCTCTCGAGCTTtgcaggtgaggaaactgaggctgagagAGGAAGTCTCTCTGATGCATGCTCTGGGGctcttggggggcgggggaacaGGAGATAAAGGGAGACGCCCCACTGGCAGGTGGCCCGGCATGAGGTTTCAGTGCTCGGTGGTTTGAAGCCCTCAGTTGGCTGGAGAGAGACCGACCGGTCAGCTCCCATTAAAACAACAGACAGCCCAGGGCCCAGGGGCGGGGGGCACTTCTCCTGGGCCTGCTGTTTGAATTCCAACACTGTCTTCCACCTCGCTGGTCTGGTATCCCACCCCGACCCCTTCATGCCTTTTCCTTCTGGGGCCAGGAGAAGCCCCTGGGCCCTGCAGAGCCACCGCGCTCCAGACACAGCCTTCGAGTGGTACCACCCCACGGTCGGTCGGGACTGTGGCCTTTCTAACCTGTCCACCACCAGGAGCCCAGGGCCTGCAGGGAGGCGTCCAGCCTAGGCTCCCCCGGGCGCAGCACACACTGGAGCTGCGGCCCGAGCGTGTACCAGCAAGCCTGTCGCCAGTTTCCCGAGCAGCAGTACGCTTCCCCGTCTCAGCATCCATCACACTCACCTCACACATCCCCGTCCCCGCGACCAGTGCACCAGCTGCTCGGGGGTGGggagatgaggctgactgcttctCAGAACTGGCAAGGCAGAGACGCTGCCCCTGCCGGTGGGGCTATCTCCCCAGTAGGGGACCCTCCCCAGCACCTCAGCCTCGTGCCCCAGCCCAGGGGTGTCACACCGGCAGGAACACATGCTGGTCACCTGAGGcctcatgcctggcaccagggcgTGGGACTGTCCGTGACCACGAGTGTGTGCACACATCCTGCTGTCCTGGAGCGTGAGTGCCGAGCCCCGCTGGGCACGTGCAGGGGCTGGGCCAGAGGAGGCAACACTGCCCCTGTCTCCAACAGCAAGCACCTACCGTCAGGGCCTGCACCGCCTCCCATTCCTGCGGGGACTGGATCTTGTGGGCCAGCAGCCGGACCGAGATCTGTGGCCTGGGGACAAGTGGGGCCCCTGTGAGCGCTGGCCCGGGGCACCCATGCCCGGCCCCCTCGGCGCTCCCGAAAGCCAGGCTCACCCCTCCAGCTCCTTGTTGATCTGGTCGCAGAAGCCGATGATGTACTCCCAGTCCTCCTGCCGGTTGGAAGGGTTGGTGGCTTTATCTTGGGGGAGAACAAAGAGGGTAACCGTAGTCAAGcagcaaaccccaaacccaaccatgTCGGCTCAAGCGTCTCCACACTCCACTATGTGGAAGCCGATATCCAGACACGGCAGGGAGAGGACGTTTGCTCTCAAGTTTC
This window of the Tenrec ecaudatus isolate mTenEca1 chromosome 10, mTenEca1.hap1, whole genome shotgun sequence genome carries:
- the GGA3 gene encoding ADP-ribosylation factor-binding protein GGA3, which translates into the protein MAEAEGESLESWLNKATNPSNRQEDWEYIIGFCDQINKELEGPQISVRLLAHKIQSPQEWEAVQALTVLEACMKNCGRRFHNEVGKFRFLNELIKVVSPKYLGERVSERVKTKVIELLFSWTLALPEESKIKDAYHMLKRQGIVHSDPPIPADRTLIPSPPPRPKNPVFDDEEKSKLLAKLLKSKNPDDLQEANKLIKSMVKEDEARIQKVTRRTHTLEEVNNNVKLLHEMLLHYRREDSSEADKELMQELFDRCENKRRTLFKLASETEDNDSSLGDILEASDNLSRVINSYKAIIQGQVVNGEMATTAPPVPEGNDSHGTLIDLAETDPPSSSPPAPTLSPPSSGIPILPPPPQTSGMPHSRSSSQAEASGPTCGSHALSLLDEELLCLGLADPAPSVPPKNTTGNGQWHLFQNEQPDLDLFGPRLGPASQGSADGPPLQPAALQPPPFPMPVIPSSLPAQSPGSLFSTGLAPALGPKYPGSVLGDGAPAPLDAPDPLLDQAQVTSGSPSIFPAATPSPLLPTAASARPLLSFPAGPGSPLFQPQSSPPKLPELSLASVHVPLESIKPSSALPVTAYDKNGFRILLHFAKECPPGRPDVLVVVVSMLNTAPLPIRSILLQAAVPKSMKVKLQPPSGTELSPFSPIQPPAAITQVMLLANPLKEKVRLRYRLTFALGEQLSTEVGEVDQFPPVEQWGSL